Below is a genomic region from Nitrospirota bacterium.
CAAGTGCAGGATGCCCTACGCCTGAAAGGAATTCAAGTAGTTTTTCTGAATCTTCAGCGATGGTCTCATCAGCAATCTTATCAAGCAAATCTGACACACCTTCTTCTTTAGCTCTCTTTTTAAACTCTTCACTAATTCTTTCTTTCAATCCTTTTGTCATCCAGACAATTCTTTTAATACCACCATCTGCATAAAGAAATTTTTTGCTGGTAATGAAGTTTACCCCTATGCCCATGAATCCTGGATTTTGGGTGCCTCCGCCAACAGTCCCTGCCAATGTAGAAAATTTCATTCCGATTGGGGTCATATCTGTGTAGCCACGGTTTACTATCATAACACCATTTGCCTCAGGTATTATTGATACAATACATTCGAAACATCCGCATGATGTCATAGGATTATCCATAATAGTATATAGATTTAAGGTTTCTACACGACCTCCAGAATTACTTTTTAAATATTCATCAACACCTGTCCATCTCCCTTTAACATGGTCAATCATCTCTCCTTTTAAGATAGGCTGATTGCCTCCTGTTGGGTCAATCTCAAAAGCAGCCTTAGTGTCAAGCCAGTTATACGCACCACATAAACCAAGTCTTTCTGGACTTATAACACAGACATGTGTTGGGGCAAATGATTGACATAAAAGACATGAATAGAAGGTATCTACAGATTCATCTATCATACCAGCAAGCCTCTTGTCTCTCTCTTTGTACGACTTTCTTGCTTCCTCTTGAACTGCGAGGACATCCTTTTCATCTAAATAAATGGTAACTTGAACCTTATCAACTATGCTCTTAAATCTGTTGTGAGTCATGGTATTATGTATCACACCTATGTGTCTTAAATTGATCCCTTCATTAAATGCCTGATTGCTTACTCTCATCCATACAATATCTCGCTGACCCATATGCCAGAGTCCTTGCGCTTCATTTATATTATGGTGAAGTTTCCTTTCAATAATAGATTCAAAATCCTTCTGCATCTTTCTGCCTGCAACATCAACCACAATACCCAGTGGCATAACACCACCTTTTTTGAATTTTTCCTCTGCATCGTTTCCAACAATGATTACCTTTTCATCTTCTATCTCATTTAATTCTTTTGTTTTTACCCATTCAAAAGCAGGTGAACGCTGACCGCCAAACTCAATAAACATATCCTCTTTTCTTATCCTCTCGCCCTCAAATGCAGGTCCATAAGCTACAGGAATCGGTGGCTTTTCAACAATTACCTTTAGCCCTCTTACCGCTATCGCTTTCTCGACAATCTTGTTATGGTCAATCTCTCTGTCAACCTCCTCATAAGTACATACACCTGTCGGATGAATAACAGGAACCTCTGTGTCACATACAGCAGGATACCCCATATTAATTGCCCCCGCACCTGTTGACCACTTTATATCATCAAGCTCGCCCAGGACTAAGGCAAAGGCAAAGACCCTCTCCTTAGTATATTTCAGGTGTATCTTGTAATCTCCGGGCTTTTTACCTCCAAAGATAAGGGGTGCCCTTACTGACCAGTCAAGGGCATAAAGTGTGTGTTCTGTATCAGGACCAAGGGGAACAATGTATGTATCCCATCCAAGCTCTACCTTCTTTCGTAAAAGCTGTTTGGTAACACTGTTACCATTTACCTGTCCGGAGAGAAAAATAAGAATATTTTTTTCCTGAAGTTCTCTGACAATCTTTACAGCAGTGTCATCATCAGGTGCAGCACCTATAATCGCAGCAAAACCCGGCATTCTGCCGTCAACGAGCTGGATACCAAGATCCCTCTGGATGGTATCTGTAATAAATCCATTATAGACATAGTTTGTTTCAGGGTCAACCGCTGGCTCAAGTCCATTAATATATCTTAATGCCAGAATAATCTCCTCTGCAAAAAGTGTAGCCATCCCTGAATCAAGGGCCTCTCCAAGATATGGTTTCCATAGATGTTCTTCAGGCTCTTGATGAAGTAATTCCTTTGCCATTCCAAGGGCAACCCTCATATCAGCAGGTGTTTTAACAGCAAAGCCTGTCATAGCATAAATCATAGGAAGATAAAATGCTGTGTCAGGGAATTCAAATACAAAATCTTTGCCCTTTTCAGCTATAGTTTTTTCAAGCATCTCTTCAGCTTCTTTAACGAGATGGTGAGCGCCCCTTATGGCTGCTGATGCAATAATCTTTGACATAACCAGTATTCTCCTTTTCTGTCTATTTTAGAGACTAAGAGAAAATAAAGTTTATGATTTAAATCAGGAATTTAAAAGTTTAAACAACAGTCACTTTACCTGTCAAGCAAAAAGTGTTTTTAACTTATTACTGCTATCGGAACAGGCGAGAATGTAATTATAAAAACGATAAAAGAGAGCCAACCGATACCTTTTCTCCGATTATCGAGTGGTATGATCGGGTATAAAAGTGGTGGATGTTTTGTGCCGATGAGCAGGAGCAAGACCCCCCACAGTAGCCATCCCTGCCATGCGAATATACCAAGAATTATTAATAAGGGTATCATCAATCGGGAGACAATTCCATGCCATCTTCCTAAGGCGGCATATACGATATGCCCTCCATCGAGTTGCCCCACTGGAATAAGGTTCATAGATGTTACGAAAAGCCCTATCCAACCAGCAAATGCTACAGGATGAAGATATATATCGTAGTCTTCTGCATTTATCCCGAGAACCACCCTCGTTAGCAATGAAAATATTATTGAGGTTCCAAGAGAAAGTCCCCCCTCTTTAGCCATCCCTGCTGGTTCTAACCTTGATAGACTCAACCCTATAGCTACTGCAGCCGTTGCGACAACAAATCCCGAAAGAGGGCCTGCTGCCCCTATATCAAGGAGTGCCCTTTTATCCCTTATAGGAGGGCGCATTTTGATCAGTGCACCGAATGTCCCGATTGGAAATGGTGGGGCTGGAATGAAATACGGTAATGTAACACTCACACCGTGAAGCCTCGATGCTATGAAATGTCCGAATTCGTGTGTCAGTAGTATGCCGAGGAGTGTAAATGAGAAAGGTATACCTTTGCTTATCTGTCTAATATCTGCAAAAGGATCTACACCCGCGTTTAATGCGCCTGCTAATAGGGTTGTAAAGAGTGTAGCAATGAACAGGACGATATGGATGACAGTTGGTTTTCCATTCATAGGTGACTCCGTTCTGATGAAGATGTCACCATTAAAACCCTCCTTTTTTAGAACTCCGTATCCGCAAAATTGCTTTTAATATAATATGATATGAGAGTAAGCCAGCCAGTATGCCGAGTATAAAGGTTCCGATTACAAATGGCAAGAGGATTGATTCTAACTGAATGAGGAGATTTTTAATCCCGAGATCTTTCCATGGAATACTGGATATTGTTATCTGCTGGTCAAGAATTACCATACCTAACCAGAGACTCGGTCCGTAGATAAAGGCTATGGTCCATGGATTATTTACCAGAGTGCCTGTGAGTGTCACGACCTTGTTCAATCTAAATGCCCATGATAGTAAGATAGCACTTATGGTATGAAGTCCGTAAGATGGGGTAAAGGCGACGAATACCCCGATAGCAAACGATGCCGCAATACGGTGTGGAGATTCCTTAATACTCAGTATGCTTCTAATCCTATCCCTTAAACCCATCTTGTTCTCCAAGAAAAATACAAATCCAAAATCCAAATATCTAAATCCTAAACAAATTCAAATTACCTAAATTCAAAACAGTCTTAAGTATTTGGATTTAAATATTGTTTAGGATTTAGGATTTCGAATTTAGGATTTCTTAAAATGGTCGTACCCTCCTGCCATCAATTTATTTCTTTTGCCTTTACTATCGACAATTGTTACACCGGCATCTACAGGTAGAATCTTACCTATGATGGTTGCAGAAAGCCTTTTGGTAACCTCTCCTGCCAGTCCCTCAGGTGCTGTAAATAGTAGCTCGTAATCCTCTCCTCCATTTAATGCATACCAGATGGGATTGCAGCCAGATTTTTCCGCAATCTCTCTCAATTCATCGGATAAAGGAATTGATGTGGAATATATCTCTGCCCCAACACCACTCTCTTCACATATATGCCATAGATCAGAGGAAAGTCCATCGCTGATGTCTATCATGGATGTTGCCAGACGGTTAAGTGCTATCGTCCTCCCTTCCTTGATTCTCGGCTGAGGCATCAGATGCCTTCTTATCAAAAACTCCTCGTTGGATCCCCAAATGGAACACCCTAGTATCTTGTGATTTTTTGAAGTTTCTCTCCTGTCTCCTGACTTCTGACTTCTGATTTCTGACTTCTGACTTTTTCTAAGTATCTCCAGT
It encodes:
- the acsB gene encoding acetyl-CoA decarbonylase/synthase complex subunit alpha/beta, which produces MSKIIASAAIRGAHHLVKEAEEMLEKTIAEKGKDFVFEFPDTAFYLPMIYAMTGFAVKTPADMRVALGMAKELLHQEPEEHLWKPYLGEALDSGMATLFAEEIILALRYINGLEPAVDPETNYVYNGFITDTIQRDLGIQLVDGRMPGFAAIIGAAPDDDTAVKIVRELQEKNILIFLSGQVNGNSVTKQLLRKKVELGWDTYIVPLGPDTEHTLYALDWSVRAPLIFGGKKPGDYKIHLKYTKERVFAFALVLGELDDIKWSTGAGAINMGYPAVCDTEVPVIHPTGVCTYEEVDREIDHNKIVEKAIAVRGLKVIVEKPPIPVAYGPAFEGERIRKEDMFIEFGGQRSPAFEWVKTKELNEIEDEKVIIVGNDAEEKFKKGGVMPLGIVVDVAGRKMQKDFESIIERKLHHNINEAQGLWHMGQRDIVWMRVSNQAFNEGINLRHIGVIHNTMTHNRFKSIVDKVQVTIYLDEKDVLAVQEEARKSYKERDKRLAGMIDESVDTFYSCLLCQSFAPTHVCVISPERLGLCGAYNWLDTKAAFEIDPTGGNQPILKGEMIDHVKGRWTGVDEYLKSNSGGRVETLNLYTIMDNPMTSCGCFECIVSIIPEANGVMIVNRGYTDMTPIGMKFSTLAGTVGGGTQNPGFMGIGVNFITSKKFLYADGGIKRIVWMTKGLKERISEEFKKRAKEEGVSDLLDKIADETIAEDSEKLLEFLSGVGHPALEMESMI
- a CDS encoding site-2 protease family protein translates to MNGKPTVIHIVLFIATLFTTLLAGALNAGVDPFADIRQISKGIPFSFTLLGILLTHEFGHFIASRLHGVSVTLPYFIPAPPFPIGTFGALIKMRPPIRDKRALLDIGAAGPLSGFVVATAAVAIGLSLSRLEPAGMAKEGGLSLGTSIIFSLLTRVVLGINAEDYDIYLHPVAFAGWIGLFVTSMNLIPVGQLDGGHIVYAALGRWHGIVSRLMIPLLIILGIFAWQGWLLWGVLLLLIGTKHPPLLYPIIPLDNRRKGIGWLSFIVFIITFSPVPIAVIS
- a CDS encoding DUF2062 domain-containing protein, with amino-acid sequence MGLRDRIRSILSIKESPHRIAASFAIGVFVAFTPSYGLHTISAILLSWAFRLNKVVTLTGTLVNNPWTIAFIYGPSLWLGMVILDQQITISSIPWKDLGIKNLLIQLESILLPFVIGTFILGILAGLLSYHIILKAILRIRSSKKGGF
- a CDS encoding thiamine-phosphate kinase, with amino-acid sequence INVCITGEIEDSLYIKRSGASVSDVIFVTGTLGDSAMGLEILRKSQKSEIRSQKSGDRRETSKNHKILGCSIWGSNEEFLIRRHLMPQPRIKEGRTIALNRLATSMIDISDGLSSDLWHICEESGVGAEIYSTSIPLSDELREIAEKSGCNPIWYALNGGEDYELLFTAPEGLAGEVTKRLSATIIGKILPVDAGVTIVDSKGKRNKLMAGGYDHFKKS